One genomic window of Arvicola amphibius chromosome 4, mArvAmp1.2, whole genome shotgun sequence includes the following:
- the Myo1c gene encoding unconventional myosin-Ic isoform X3, producing the protein MESALTARDRVGVQDFVLLENFTSEAAFIENLRRRFRENLIYTYIGPVLVSVNPYRDLQIYSRQHMERYRGVSFYEVPPHLFAVADTVYRALRTERRDQAVMISGESGAGKTEATKRLLQFYAETCPAPERGGAVRDRLLQSNPVLEAFGNAKTLRNDNSSRFGKYMDVQFDFKGAPVGGHILSYLLEKSRVVHQNHGERNFHIFYQLLEGGEEETLRRLGLERNPQSYLYLVKGQCAKVSSINDKSDWKVVRKALSVIDFTEDEVEDLLSIVASVLHLGNIHFAADEDSNAQVTTENQLKYLTRLLGVEGTTLREALTHRKIIAKGEELLSPLNLEQAAYARDALAKAVYSRTFTWLVTKINRSLASKDAESPSWRSTTVLGLLDIYGFEVFQHNSFEQFCINYCNEKLQQLFIELTLKSEQEEYEAEGIAWEPVQYFNNKIICDLVEEKFKGIISILDEECLRPGEATDLTFLEKLEDTVKHHPHFLTHKLADQKTRKSLGRGEFRLLHYAGEVTYSVTGFLDKNNDLLFRNLKEIMCSSKNPIMCQCFDRNELSDKKRPETVATQFKTSLLQLVEILKSKEPAYIRCIKPNDAKQPGRFDEVLIRHQVKYLGLMENLRVRRAGFAYRRKYEAFLQRYKSLCPETWPTWAGRPQDGVAVLVRHLGYKPEEYKMGRTKIFIRFPKTLFATEDSLEVRRQSLATQIQAAWRGFHWRQKFLRVKRSAICIQSWWRGTLGRRKAAKRKWAAQTIRRLIRGFILRHAPRCPENAFFLDHVRTSFLLNLRKQLPRNVLDTSWPTPPPALREASELLRELCMKNMVWKYCRSISPEWKQQLQQKAVASEIFKGKKDNYPQSVPRLFISTRLGTEEISPRVLQALGSEPIQYAVPVVKYDRKGYKPRSRQLLLTPSAVVIVEDAKVKQRIDYTNLTGISVSSLSDSLFVLHVQREDNKQKGDVVLQSDHVIETLTKTALSADRVNNININQGSITFAGGPGRDGIIDFTSGSELLITKAKNGHLAVVAPRLNSR; encoded by the exons ATGGAGAGCGCCTTGACAGCCCGGGACCGCGTGGGGGTGCAGGACTTTGTTCTGCTGGAGAACTTCACCAGTGAGGCTGCCTTCATTGAGAACCTGCGGCGACGATTCCGGGAGAATCTCATTTAT ACCTACATTGGCCCTGTCCTGGTTTCTGTCAACCCCTACCGAGACCTGCAGATCTACAGCCGACAGCATATGGAACGCTACCGTGGTGTCAGTTTCTATGAAGTGCCACCTCATCT GTTTGCAGTGGCTGACACTGTGTACCGGGCGCTGCGTACTGAGCGGCGGGACCAGGCAGTGATGATTTCTGGAGAGAGTGGGGCAGGCAAGACAGAGGCCACCAAGAGATTGCTACAGTTCTATGCAGAGACGTGCCCGGCCCCTGAACGGGGTGGTGCAGTGCGGGACAGGCTGCTGCAGAGCAACCCTGTGCTGGAG GCCTTTGGAAATGCCAAGACTCTCCGTAACGATAACTCCAGCCGGTTCGGGAAGTACATGGATGTGCAGTTTGACTTCAAG GGAGCCCCTGTGGGAGGCCACATCCTCAGTTACCTCCTGGAAAAGTCACGAGTGGTACACCAGAATCATGGAGAACGGAACTTCCACATCTTCTACCAGCTACTGGAGGGGGGTGAGGAGGAAACTCTTCGTCGCCTGGGCTTGGAACGGAACCCCCAGAGCTACTTGTACCTGGTGAAG GGCCAGTGTGCAAAAGTCTCCTCCATCAATGATAAGAGTGACTGGAAGGTCGTCAGGAAGGCACTGTCAGTCATTGACTTCACTGAGGATGAAGTGGAG GACTTGCTAAGCATCGTGGCCAGCGTCCTACATTTGGGCAACATCCACTTTGCTGCTGATGAGGACAGTAATGCCCAGGTCACTACTGAGAACCAGCTCAAGTATCTGACTAGG CTTCTCGGTGTAGAAGGCACAACGCTGAGGGAAGCCCTGACTCACAGAAAGATCATTGCCAAGGGGGAAGAG CTCCTGAGCCCGCTGAACCTTGAGCAGGCCGCATATGCAAGGGACGCTCTCGCCAAGGCCGTGTACAGTCGCACTTTCACCTGGCTGGTCACAAAGATCAACAGGTCACTGGCCTCTAAG GATGCTGAGAGCCCCAGCTGGAGAAGCACCACAGTTCTTGGTCTCCTGGACATTTACGGCTTTGAAGTATTTCAGCACAACAG CTTTGAGCAGTTCTGCATCAACTACTGCAACGAGAAGCTGCAGCAGCTCTTCATTGAGTTGACTCTCAAGTCTGAGCAGGAGGAATACGAAGCAGAGGGCATTGCG TGGGAACCTGTCCAATATTTCAACAACAAGATCATCTGTGACCTGGTGGAGgagaagttcaagggcatcatCTCCATATTG GATGAAGAGTGTCTGCGTCCTGGGGAGGCCACAGACCTGACCTTCCTGGAGAAGCTAGAGGACACTGTCAAGCACCACCCCCACTTCCTGAC GCACAAGCTCGCTGACCAGAAGACCAGGAAATCCCTAGGCCGAGGGGAGTTCCGCCTTCTtcattatgctggagaggtgacCTACAGTGTGACAG GGTTTCTGGATAAAAACAATGACCTGCTCTTCCGGAACCTGAAGGAG ATCATGTGCAGCTCAAAGAACCCCATCATGTGCCAGTGCTTTGACAGGAATGAGCTTAGTGACAAGAAGCGGCCAGAGACG GTTGCCACTCAGTTCAAGACGAGCCTCCTGCAGCTAGTGGAGATCCTGAAGTCTAAGGAGCCTGCCTATATCCGCTGCATCAAGCCAAATGATGCCAAACAGCCTG GTCGCTTTGATGAGGTGCTTATCCGACACCAGGTGAAGTACCTGGGACTTATGGAGAATCTGCGTGTGCGTAGAGCTGGCTTTGCCTATCGTCGCAAATATGAGGCTTTCCTACAGAG GTACAAGTCACTGTGCCCAGAGACGTGGCCCACGTGGGCAGGACGGCCCCAGGATGGGGTGGCGGTGCTAGTCAGACACCTCGGCTACAAGCCAGAAGAGTACAAAATGGGCAG GACTAAGATCTTCATCCGATTCCCCAAGACCCTGTTTGCCACAGAGGACTCCCTGGAAGTTCGACGGCAGAGCCTAG CCACCCAGATCCAGGCGGCCTGGAGGGGCTTTCATTGGCGGCAGAAATTCCTCCGGGTGAAGCGATCAG CCATCTGTATCCAGTCATGGTGGCGTGGCACACTGGGCCGGAGAAAGGCAGCCAAGAGGAAGTGGGCAGCCCAGACTATCCGTCG ACTCATCCGTGGCTTCATCTTACGCCATGCACCTCGTTGCCCTGAGAATGCCTTCTTCCTGGACCATGTGCGCACATCATTTTTGCTTAACCTGAGGAAGCAACTACCCCGGAATGTTCTGGACACCTCCTGGCCCACACCCCCACCTGCCCTGAGAGAG GCCTCAGAGCTGCTGCGGGAGCTGTGCATGAAGAACATGGTGTGGAAATACTGCCGGAGTATCAGCCCTGAGTGGAAGCAGCAG CTGCAGCAGAAGGCTGTGGCTAGTGAGATTTTCAAGGGCAAGAAGGACAATTACCCCCAGAGTGTCCCCAGACTCTTCATCAGCACACGTCTTG GCACAGAGGAGATCAGCCCCAGAGTGCTGCAGGCCTTGGGCTCTGAGCCCATCCAG TACGCTGTGCCAGTGGTGAAATACGACCGCAAGGGCTACAAACCTCGCTCCCGACAGCTGCTGCTCACCCCCAGTGCTGTGGTCATCGTGGAGGATGCCAAAGTCAAGCAGAGGATTGACTATACCAACCTAACAG GAATCTCCGTCAGTAGCCTCAGTGACAGCCTGTTTGTGCTTCATGTGCAGCGTGAGGACAATAAGCAGAAG GGGGATGTGGTGTTGCAGAGTGACCACGTGATTGAGACACTAACCAAGACAGCCCTCAGTGCTGATCGTGTGAACAATATCAACATCAACCAGGGCAG CATCACATTTGCAGGGGGTCCAGGCAGGGATGGCATCATTGACTTCACATCTGGCTCAGAGCTTCTCATCACCAAGGCTAAGAACGGCCACCTAGCTGTG GTGGCCCCACGACTGAATTCGCGGTGA
- the Myo1c gene encoding unconventional myosin-Ic isoform X1, with protein MALQVELIPTGEIIRVVHPHRPCKLALGSDGVRVTMESALTARDRVGVQDFVLLENFTSEAAFIENLRRRFRENLIYTYIGPVLVSVNPYRDLQIYSRQHMERYRGVSFYEVPPHLFAVADTVYRALRTERRDQAVMISGESGAGKTEATKRLLQFYAETCPAPERGGAVRDRLLQSNPVLEAFGNAKTLRNDNSSRFGKYMDVQFDFKGAPVGGHILSYLLEKSRVVHQNHGERNFHIFYQLLEGGEEETLRRLGLERNPQSYLYLVKGQCAKVSSINDKSDWKVVRKALSVIDFTEDEVEDLLSIVASVLHLGNIHFAADEDSNAQVTTENQLKYLTRLLGVEGTTLREALTHRKIIAKGEELLSPLNLEQAAYARDALAKAVYSRTFTWLVTKINRSLASKDAESPSWRSTTVLGLLDIYGFEVFQHNSFEQFCINYCNEKLQQLFIELTLKSEQEEYEAEGIAWEPVQYFNNKIICDLVEEKFKGIISILDEECLRPGEATDLTFLEKLEDTVKHHPHFLTHKLADQKTRKSLGRGEFRLLHYAGEVTYSVTGFLDKNNDLLFRNLKEIMCSSKNPIMCQCFDRNELSDKKRPETVATQFKTSLLQLVEILKSKEPAYIRCIKPNDAKQPGRFDEVLIRHQVKYLGLMENLRVRRAGFAYRRKYEAFLQRYKSLCPETWPTWAGRPQDGVAVLVRHLGYKPEEYKMGRTKIFIRFPKTLFATEDSLEVRRQSLATQIQAAWRGFHWRQKFLRVKRSAICIQSWWRGTLGRRKAAKRKWAAQTIRRLIRGFILRHAPRCPENAFFLDHVRTSFLLNLRKQLPRNVLDTSWPTPPPALREASELLRELCMKNMVWKYCRSISPEWKQQLQQKAVASEIFKGKKDNYPQSVPRLFISTRLGTEEISPRVLQALGSEPIQYAVPVVKYDRKGYKPRSRQLLLTPSAVVIVEDAKVKQRIDYTNLTGISVSSLSDSLFVLHVQREDNKQKGDVVLQSDHVIETLTKTALSADRVNNININQGSITFAGGPGRDGIIDFTSGSELLITKAKNGHLAVVAPRLNSR; from the exons GCCCTAGGCAGTGACGGGGTGCGGGTGACCATGGAGAGCGCCTTGACAGCCCGGGACCGCGTGGGGGTGCAGGACTTTGTTCTGCTGGAGAACTTCACCAGTGAGGCTGCCTTCATTGAGAACCTGCGGCGACGATTCCGGGAGAATCTCATTTAT ACCTACATTGGCCCTGTCCTGGTTTCTGTCAACCCCTACCGAGACCTGCAGATCTACAGCCGACAGCATATGGAACGCTACCGTGGTGTCAGTTTCTATGAAGTGCCACCTCATCT GTTTGCAGTGGCTGACACTGTGTACCGGGCGCTGCGTACTGAGCGGCGGGACCAGGCAGTGATGATTTCTGGAGAGAGTGGGGCAGGCAAGACAGAGGCCACCAAGAGATTGCTACAGTTCTATGCAGAGACGTGCCCGGCCCCTGAACGGGGTGGTGCAGTGCGGGACAGGCTGCTGCAGAGCAACCCTGTGCTGGAG GCCTTTGGAAATGCCAAGACTCTCCGTAACGATAACTCCAGCCGGTTCGGGAAGTACATGGATGTGCAGTTTGACTTCAAG GGAGCCCCTGTGGGAGGCCACATCCTCAGTTACCTCCTGGAAAAGTCACGAGTGGTACACCAGAATCATGGAGAACGGAACTTCCACATCTTCTACCAGCTACTGGAGGGGGGTGAGGAGGAAACTCTTCGTCGCCTGGGCTTGGAACGGAACCCCCAGAGCTACTTGTACCTGGTGAAG GGCCAGTGTGCAAAAGTCTCCTCCATCAATGATAAGAGTGACTGGAAGGTCGTCAGGAAGGCACTGTCAGTCATTGACTTCACTGAGGATGAAGTGGAG GACTTGCTAAGCATCGTGGCCAGCGTCCTACATTTGGGCAACATCCACTTTGCTGCTGATGAGGACAGTAATGCCCAGGTCACTACTGAGAACCAGCTCAAGTATCTGACTAGG CTTCTCGGTGTAGAAGGCACAACGCTGAGGGAAGCCCTGACTCACAGAAAGATCATTGCCAAGGGGGAAGAG CTCCTGAGCCCGCTGAACCTTGAGCAGGCCGCATATGCAAGGGACGCTCTCGCCAAGGCCGTGTACAGTCGCACTTTCACCTGGCTGGTCACAAAGATCAACAGGTCACTGGCCTCTAAG GATGCTGAGAGCCCCAGCTGGAGAAGCACCACAGTTCTTGGTCTCCTGGACATTTACGGCTTTGAAGTATTTCAGCACAACAG CTTTGAGCAGTTCTGCATCAACTACTGCAACGAGAAGCTGCAGCAGCTCTTCATTGAGTTGACTCTCAAGTCTGAGCAGGAGGAATACGAAGCAGAGGGCATTGCG TGGGAACCTGTCCAATATTTCAACAACAAGATCATCTGTGACCTGGTGGAGgagaagttcaagggcatcatCTCCATATTG GATGAAGAGTGTCTGCGTCCTGGGGAGGCCACAGACCTGACCTTCCTGGAGAAGCTAGAGGACACTGTCAAGCACCACCCCCACTTCCTGAC GCACAAGCTCGCTGACCAGAAGACCAGGAAATCCCTAGGCCGAGGGGAGTTCCGCCTTCTtcattatgctggagaggtgacCTACAGTGTGACAG GGTTTCTGGATAAAAACAATGACCTGCTCTTCCGGAACCTGAAGGAG ATCATGTGCAGCTCAAAGAACCCCATCATGTGCCAGTGCTTTGACAGGAATGAGCTTAGTGACAAGAAGCGGCCAGAGACG GTTGCCACTCAGTTCAAGACGAGCCTCCTGCAGCTAGTGGAGATCCTGAAGTCTAAGGAGCCTGCCTATATCCGCTGCATCAAGCCAAATGATGCCAAACAGCCTG GTCGCTTTGATGAGGTGCTTATCCGACACCAGGTGAAGTACCTGGGACTTATGGAGAATCTGCGTGTGCGTAGAGCTGGCTTTGCCTATCGTCGCAAATATGAGGCTTTCCTACAGAG GTACAAGTCACTGTGCCCAGAGACGTGGCCCACGTGGGCAGGACGGCCCCAGGATGGGGTGGCGGTGCTAGTCAGACACCTCGGCTACAAGCCAGAAGAGTACAAAATGGGCAG GACTAAGATCTTCATCCGATTCCCCAAGACCCTGTTTGCCACAGAGGACTCCCTGGAAGTTCGACGGCAGAGCCTAG CCACCCAGATCCAGGCGGCCTGGAGGGGCTTTCATTGGCGGCAGAAATTCCTCCGGGTGAAGCGATCAG CCATCTGTATCCAGTCATGGTGGCGTGGCACACTGGGCCGGAGAAAGGCAGCCAAGAGGAAGTGGGCAGCCCAGACTATCCGTCG ACTCATCCGTGGCTTCATCTTACGCCATGCACCTCGTTGCCCTGAGAATGCCTTCTTCCTGGACCATGTGCGCACATCATTTTTGCTTAACCTGAGGAAGCAACTACCCCGGAATGTTCTGGACACCTCCTGGCCCACACCCCCACCTGCCCTGAGAGAG GCCTCAGAGCTGCTGCGGGAGCTGTGCATGAAGAACATGGTGTGGAAATACTGCCGGAGTATCAGCCCTGAGTGGAAGCAGCAG CTGCAGCAGAAGGCTGTGGCTAGTGAGATTTTCAAGGGCAAGAAGGACAATTACCCCCAGAGTGTCCCCAGACTCTTCATCAGCACACGTCTTG GCACAGAGGAGATCAGCCCCAGAGTGCTGCAGGCCTTGGGCTCTGAGCCCATCCAG TACGCTGTGCCAGTGGTGAAATACGACCGCAAGGGCTACAAACCTCGCTCCCGACAGCTGCTGCTCACCCCCAGTGCTGTGGTCATCGTGGAGGATGCCAAAGTCAAGCAGAGGATTGACTATACCAACCTAACAG GAATCTCCGTCAGTAGCCTCAGTGACAGCCTGTTTGTGCTTCATGTGCAGCGTGAGGACAATAAGCAGAAG GGGGATGTGGTGTTGCAGAGTGACCACGTGATTGAGACACTAACCAAGACAGCCCTCAGTGCTGATCGTGTGAACAATATCAACATCAACCAGGGCAG CATCACATTTGCAGGGGGTCCAGGCAGGGATGGCATCATTGACTTCACATCTGGCTCAGAGCTTCTCATCACCAAGGCTAAGAACGGCCACCTAGCTGTG GTGGCCCCACGACTGAATTCGCGGTGA
- the Myo1c gene encoding unconventional myosin-Ic isoform X2 encodes MRYRASALGSDGVRVTMESALTARDRVGVQDFVLLENFTSEAAFIENLRRRFRENLIYTYIGPVLVSVNPYRDLQIYSRQHMERYRGVSFYEVPPHLFAVADTVYRALRTERRDQAVMISGESGAGKTEATKRLLQFYAETCPAPERGGAVRDRLLQSNPVLEAFGNAKTLRNDNSSRFGKYMDVQFDFKGAPVGGHILSYLLEKSRVVHQNHGERNFHIFYQLLEGGEEETLRRLGLERNPQSYLYLVKGQCAKVSSINDKSDWKVVRKALSVIDFTEDEVEDLLSIVASVLHLGNIHFAADEDSNAQVTTENQLKYLTRLLGVEGTTLREALTHRKIIAKGEELLSPLNLEQAAYARDALAKAVYSRTFTWLVTKINRSLASKDAESPSWRSTTVLGLLDIYGFEVFQHNSFEQFCINYCNEKLQQLFIELTLKSEQEEYEAEGIAWEPVQYFNNKIICDLVEEKFKGIISILDEECLRPGEATDLTFLEKLEDTVKHHPHFLTHKLADQKTRKSLGRGEFRLLHYAGEVTYSVTGFLDKNNDLLFRNLKEIMCSSKNPIMCQCFDRNELSDKKRPETVATQFKTSLLQLVEILKSKEPAYIRCIKPNDAKQPGRFDEVLIRHQVKYLGLMENLRVRRAGFAYRRKYEAFLQRYKSLCPETWPTWAGRPQDGVAVLVRHLGYKPEEYKMGRTKIFIRFPKTLFATEDSLEVRRQSLATQIQAAWRGFHWRQKFLRVKRSAICIQSWWRGTLGRRKAAKRKWAAQTIRRLIRGFILRHAPRCPENAFFLDHVRTSFLLNLRKQLPRNVLDTSWPTPPPALREASELLRELCMKNMVWKYCRSISPEWKQQLQQKAVASEIFKGKKDNYPQSVPRLFISTRLGTEEISPRVLQALGSEPIQYAVPVVKYDRKGYKPRSRQLLLTPSAVVIVEDAKVKQRIDYTNLTGISVSSLSDSLFVLHVQREDNKQKGDVVLQSDHVIETLTKTALSADRVNNININQGSITFAGGPGRDGIIDFTSGSELLITKAKNGHLAVVAPRLNSR; translated from the exons ATGCGCTACCGGGCGTCG GCCCTAGGCAGTGACGGGGTGCGGGTGACCATGGAGAGCGCCTTGACAGCCCGGGACCGCGTGGGGGTGCAGGACTTTGTTCTGCTGGAGAACTTCACCAGTGAGGCTGCCTTCATTGAGAACCTGCGGCGACGATTCCGGGAGAATCTCATTTAT ACCTACATTGGCCCTGTCCTGGTTTCTGTCAACCCCTACCGAGACCTGCAGATCTACAGCCGACAGCATATGGAACGCTACCGTGGTGTCAGTTTCTATGAAGTGCCACCTCATCT GTTTGCAGTGGCTGACACTGTGTACCGGGCGCTGCGTACTGAGCGGCGGGACCAGGCAGTGATGATTTCTGGAGAGAGTGGGGCAGGCAAGACAGAGGCCACCAAGAGATTGCTACAGTTCTATGCAGAGACGTGCCCGGCCCCTGAACGGGGTGGTGCAGTGCGGGACAGGCTGCTGCAGAGCAACCCTGTGCTGGAG GCCTTTGGAAATGCCAAGACTCTCCGTAACGATAACTCCAGCCGGTTCGGGAAGTACATGGATGTGCAGTTTGACTTCAAG GGAGCCCCTGTGGGAGGCCACATCCTCAGTTACCTCCTGGAAAAGTCACGAGTGGTACACCAGAATCATGGAGAACGGAACTTCCACATCTTCTACCAGCTACTGGAGGGGGGTGAGGAGGAAACTCTTCGTCGCCTGGGCTTGGAACGGAACCCCCAGAGCTACTTGTACCTGGTGAAG GGCCAGTGTGCAAAAGTCTCCTCCATCAATGATAAGAGTGACTGGAAGGTCGTCAGGAAGGCACTGTCAGTCATTGACTTCACTGAGGATGAAGTGGAG GACTTGCTAAGCATCGTGGCCAGCGTCCTACATTTGGGCAACATCCACTTTGCTGCTGATGAGGACAGTAATGCCCAGGTCACTACTGAGAACCAGCTCAAGTATCTGACTAGG CTTCTCGGTGTAGAAGGCACAACGCTGAGGGAAGCCCTGACTCACAGAAAGATCATTGCCAAGGGGGAAGAG CTCCTGAGCCCGCTGAACCTTGAGCAGGCCGCATATGCAAGGGACGCTCTCGCCAAGGCCGTGTACAGTCGCACTTTCACCTGGCTGGTCACAAAGATCAACAGGTCACTGGCCTCTAAG GATGCTGAGAGCCCCAGCTGGAGAAGCACCACAGTTCTTGGTCTCCTGGACATTTACGGCTTTGAAGTATTTCAGCACAACAG CTTTGAGCAGTTCTGCATCAACTACTGCAACGAGAAGCTGCAGCAGCTCTTCATTGAGTTGACTCTCAAGTCTGAGCAGGAGGAATACGAAGCAGAGGGCATTGCG TGGGAACCTGTCCAATATTTCAACAACAAGATCATCTGTGACCTGGTGGAGgagaagttcaagggcatcatCTCCATATTG GATGAAGAGTGTCTGCGTCCTGGGGAGGCCACAGACCTGACCTTCCTGGAGAAGCTAGAGGACACTGTCAAGCACCACCCCCACTTCCTGAC GCACAAGCTCGCTGACCAGAAGACCAGGAAATCCCTAGGCCGAGGGGAGTTCCGCCTTCTtcattatgctggagaggtgacCTACAGTGTGACAG GGTTTCTGGATAAAAACAATGACCTGCTCTTCCGGAACCTGAAGGAG ATCATGTGCAGCTCAAAGAACCCCATCATGTGCCAGTGCTTTGACAGGAATGAGCTTAGTGACAAGAAGCGGCCAGAGACG GTTGCCACTCAGTTCAAGACGAGCCTCCTGCAGCTAGTGGAGATCCTGAAGTCTAAGGAGCCTGCCTATATCCGCTGCATCAAGCCAAATGATGCCAAACAGCCTG GTCGCTTTGATGAGGTGCTTATCCGACACCAGGTGAAGTACCTGGGACTTATGGAGAATCTGCGTGTGCGTAGAGCTGGCTTTGCCTATCGTCGCAAATATGAGGCTTTCCTACAGAG GTACAAGTCACTGTGCCCAGAGACGTGGCCCACGTGGGCAGGACGGCCCCAGGATGGGGTGGCGGTGCTAGTCAGACACCTCGGCTACAAGCCAGAAGAGTACAAAATGGGCAG GACTAAGATCTTCATCCGATTCCCCAAGACCCTGTTTGCCACAGAGGACTCCCTGGAAGTTCGACGGCAGAGCCTAG CCACCCAGATCCAGGCGGCCTGGAGGGGCTTTCATTGGCGGCAGAAATTCCTCCGGGTGAAGCGATCAG CCATCTGTATCCAGTCATGGTGGCGTGGCACACTGGGCCGGAGAAAGGCAGCCAAGAGGAAGTGGGCAGCCCAGACTATCCGTCG ACTCATCCGTGGCTTCATCTTACGCCATGCACCTCGTTGCCCTGAGAATGCCTTCTTCCTGGACCATGTGCGCACATCATTTTTGCTTAACCTGAGGAAGCAACTACCCCGGAATGTTCTGGACACCTCCTGGCCCACACCCCCACCTGCCCTGAGAGAG GCCTCAGAGCTGCTGCGGGAGCTGTGCATGAAGAACATGGTGTGGAAATACTGCCGGAGTATCAGCCCTGAGTGGAAGCAGCAG CTGCAGCAGAAGGCTGTGGCTAGTGAGATTTTCAAGGGCAAGAAGGACAATTACCCCCAGAGTGTCCCCAGACTCTTCATCAGCACACGTCTTG GCACAGAGGAGATCAGCCCCAGAGTGCTGCAGGCCTTGGGCTCTGAGCCCATCCAG TACGCTGTGCCAGTGGTGAAATACGACCGCAAGGGCTACAAACCTCGCTCCCGACAGCTGCTGCTCACCCCCAGTGCTGTGGTCATCGTGGAGGATGCCAAAGTCAAGCAGAGGATTGACTATACCAACCTAACAG GAATCTCCGTCAGTAGCCTCAGTGACAGCCTGTTTGTGCTTCATGTGCAGCGTGAGGACAATAAGCAGAAG GGGGATGTGGTGTTGCAGAGTGACCACGTGATTGAGACACTAACCAAGACAGCCCTCAGTGCTGATCGTGTGAACAATATCAACATCAACCAGGGCAG CATCACATTTGCAGGGGGTCCAGGCAGGGATGGCATCATTGACTTCACATCTGGCTCAGAGCTTCTCATCACCAAGGCTAAGAACGGCCACCTAGCTGTG GTGGCCCCACGACTGAATTCGCGGTGA